A stretch of the Sulfurospirillum sp. UCH001 genome encodes the following:
- the dnaA gene encoding chromosomal replication initiator protein DnaA, producing MLADTVIELLKEEISSLEYDRYIKQLKFHEKASNSDQMVFLAPNILIANWVRTKYSDKIAHLFELKTGKKPEVKIVLKEHLKTTKTKSTPTEMIDAIKSTKNTILNPSYTFDSFVVGSSNQYAYTAAKSIAEKPGLMYNPVFIYGPTGLGKTHLIHAIGNYVQTKGKIVIYATIEQFMNDFTYNLRNQSMDRFREKYRNCDVLLIDDTQFLSNKIQTQEEFFHTFNELHSAGKQIVLTSDKPPKMINGLEDRLKSRFEWGLIADIGLPELETKIAIIKKKCELDGINLGSDIVNYIAANMGDNIREIESAIINLNAYASLMRQEITLDFAKNVMREQIKERRENISLEDIIQIIAKDLNIKPSEIKSTKRSKNIVEARRIGIYLARTLTPNSMPSLATYFGMKDHTAVSHNIKKINELIETNESFKLKVEDLKNKILTKQM from the coding sequence AAAAAGCCTCTAATTCGGATCAAATGGTCTTTCTTGCTCCCAATATTCTCATTGCAAATTGGGTACGAACAAAATACTCTGATAAAATCGCTCATCTCTTTGAACTGAAAACAGGTAAAAAACCTGAAGTAAAAATTGTTCTCAAAGAGCATCTTAAAACGACTAAAACGAAATCAACTCCTACTGAGATGATTGATGCTATTAAAAGCACAAAAAACACTATTTTAAACCCATCCTACACATTTGACAGCTTTGTTGTAGGAAGTTCAAACCAATACGCTTATACGGCTGCTAAATCTATTGCTGAAAAACCAGGCTTGATGTACAATCCAGTCTTTATTTATGGGCCAACAGGACTTGGTAAAACACACCTTATTCATGCTATTGGTAACTATGTACAAACCAAAGGTAAAATTGTTATTTATGCCACCATTGAACAATTTATGAATGACTTTACGTATAACCTTCGAAACCAATCAATGGATAGATTTAGAGAAAAATACCGTAATTGTGATGTTCTACTGATTGATGATACTCAATTTTTATCCAATAAAATTCAAACACAAGAAGAATTTTTCCATACGTTTAACGAACTTCACTCTGCAGGAAAACAGATTGTTTTAACCTCAGATAAGCCGCCAAAAATGATCAATGGGCTTGAAGATCGTCTTAAAAGTCGCTTTGAATGGGGTTTGATTGCTGATATCGGCTTACCAGAACTTGAAACTAAAATTGCTATTATTAAAAAGAAATGTGAACTTGATGGTATCAATTTAGGCAGCGATATTGTCAATTACATTGCGGCTAATATGGGTGATAATATCCGTGAAATTGAAAGCGCCATCATTAATCTTAATGCCTATGCATCACTTATGCGTCAAGAAATTACTCTTGATTTTGCTAAAAACGTTATGCGTGAACAGATTAAAGAGCGTCGTGAAAATATTAGCCTTGAAGATATTATTCAAATCATTGCAAAAGATCTAAATATTAAACCAAGTGAGATTAAATCAACAAAACGTAGCAAAAACATTGTTGAAGCAAGACGTATTGGTATCTATTTGGCAAGAACACTCACACCAAATTCTATGCCTTCACTTGCAACGTACTTTGGAATGAAAGATCATACAGCCGTTTCACATAATATTAAAAAAATTAATGAGCTTATTGAAACCAATGAGTCCTTTAAACTCAAAGTTGAAGATTTAAAAAATAAAATTTTAACCAAACAAATGTAA
- the dnaN gene encoding DNA polymerase III subunit beta: MKVSIKKSILENMLLNIQPYLEKKDLSQITSHVLLITKDGQFTLKATDYEIGLSYHTPEIKITTEGDATANGKKLLDIIKSLKDDEVVLETINDYLYIKQNSSKFKLPMLNPMDFPLFPEIANKPKFDINSNTLVRSIKKIAPAIDSNNPKFELNGSLIDIKDNSINLVATDTKRLAIMQIEQPTEHNFTLIIPKKAISEIQKLFFDNIEIFYDENTLIASSAHFTFYTKLINGKFPDYARIIPKNKNYRILLNRESMVDAIKQISIISPEIKITFKPEKVVFESLNDDNIEAKTEIDFKTGLDNDIYLAVNSRYILDFLSNIENSNFTLGFNDSGLPFTLESDNFMTIVMPIMI, from the coding sequence ATGAAAGTTTCAATTAAAAAAAGCATTTTAGAAAACATGTTACTCAACATTCAACCTTATTTAGAAAAAAAAGATTTGAGTCAAATTACATCACATGTTTTACTGATAACAAAAGACGGTCAATTTACGCTTAAAGCAACTGATTATGAAATTGGTCTTTCTTACCATACTCCTGAAATTAAAATTACCACAGAAGGCGATGCAACAGCTAATGGTAAAAAGCTCTTAGATATTATCAAAAGTTTAAAAGATGATGAAGTTGTTTTAGAAACAATCAATGATTACCTCTATATCAAACAAAACAGCTCCAAATTTAAGCTTCCAATGCTTAATCCAATGGATTTCCCATTATTTCCAGAAATTGCAAATAAACCCAAATTTGACATCAATAGCAACACATTAGTTCGTTCTATTAAAAAAATAGCACCTGCTATTGATAGTAACAATCCAAAATTCGAACTTAATGGTTCTTTGATCGATATAAAAGATAATAGTATTAATTTGGTTGCAACTGATACTAAACGTCTTGCTATTATGCAAATTGAACAACCAACAGAACATAACTTTACATTGATTATTCCTAAAAAAGCAATCAGTGAAATTCAAAAACTTTTTTTTGATAACATTGAAATTTTTTACGATGAAAATACTCTTATTGCAAGTTCAGCACATTTTACATTTTATACAAAACTCATTAATGGTAAATTTCCTGATTATGCACGCATTATTCCAAAAAATAAAAATTATCGAATTCTGCTCAATCGTGAATCTATGGTTGATGCTATTAAACAGATCTCAATTATCTCTCCTGAAATCAAGATCACCTTTAAACCTGAAAAAGTTGTTTTTGAGAGTTTAAATGACGATAACATTGAAGCAAAGACAGAGATCGATTTTAAAACAGGTTTAGATAATGACATTTATTTAGCAGTTAATAGTCGGTATATTTTGGATTTTCTATCCAATATTGAAAATAGCAATTTTACATTAGGGTTTAATGATAGTGGTCTTCCTTTCACATTAGAAAGCGATAATTTTATGACTATTGTTATGCCTATTATGATTTAA
- the gyrB gene encoding DNA topoisomerase (ATP-hydrolyzing) subunit B: MSNYGADNIKVLKGLEAVRKRPGMYIGDTNINGLHHLIYEVVDNSIDEAMAGYCDLIKVELTREGSCIVTDNGRGIPVGWHEGENMSAATVVLTVLHAGGKFDKDTYKVSGGLHGVGVSVVNALSSKLVATIKREGNEHRQEFACGIPQTPLDIVKTTNRTGTTIEFWPDGTIFETTEFQFEILATRFRELAYLNPKITIELKDQRDGRAEVYHFEGGIKQFVLDLNKKEKVAEAVHYTASVEDVEVDVAMMYNSTYSEIVYSFVNNIKTIDGGTHESGFRAGLTRAITNYISLNAGIREKDVKITGDDVREGLIAIVSVKVPEPQFEGQTKGKLGSSYVKPIVQKLVYEQLVKYFEENPIEAKAIMNKALAAARGREAAKNARDLTRRKDAMSIGTLPGKLADCQSKDPSACELYLVEGDSAGGSAKQGRDRVFQAILPLKGKILNVEKSRLDKILKSDEIKNMITALGCGIGDEFNEEKLRYHKLIIMTDADVDGSHIQTLLLTFLFRFLRPVVDNGYVYLAQPPLYRYKKGKKEIYLKDDHEMNAFLIESGMDSIDIEGIGTNDLVDFFKIISAYRGILKELEKRFSMIEVIRYLIENPDLITLPSAELFKEIEKFITALGYNILNHYINDDSVHLFIQTNDGLEELLLDESFYTNPLYEEARYIYTKIVERDFDVFDGRDPVEVLDEIEKNAKKGAYIQRYKGLGEMNPEQLWETTMNPENRRLLQVKVEDAEAASETFTLFMGDEVEPRRQYIQDHAKDVKHLDV, encoded by the coding sequence ATGAGCAATTACGGTGCAGATAATATTAAAGTTTTAAAGGGCCTTGAAGCGGTAAGAAAACGACCTGGTATGTATATTGGTGATACGAACATTAACGGTCTTCACCATTTGATTTATGAAGTCGTCGATAACTCTATTGATGAGGCAATGGCTGGCTATTGTGATCTCATTAAAGTAGAACTTACACGTGAAGGCTCATGTATTGTAACCGATAATGGTCGTGGTATTCCTGTTGGTTGGCATGAGGGTGAAAATATGTCAGCAGCAACTGTTGTTCTTACGGTACTTCATGCAGGTGGAAAGTTTGATAAAGATACCTATAAAGTGTCAGGTGGTTTACACGGTGTTGGTGTTTCTGTTGTAAATGCACTTTCATCAAAACTTGTTGCAACCATCAAACGTGAGGGAAATGAACATCGTCAAGAGTTTGCATGCGGTATTCCTCAAACACCACTGGATATTGTTAAAACAACCAATCGTACGGGTACAACGATTGAATTCTGGCCTGATGGTACTATTTTTGAAACAACAGAATTTCAATTTGAAATCTTAGCAACACGTTTTCGTGAACTTGCATACCTCAATCCAAAAATAACGATTGAACTCAAAGATCAAAGAGATGGACGTGCTGAAGTGTACCACTTTGAAGGTGGTATTAAACAGTTTGTTCTAGATCTTAATAAAAAAGAAAAAGTAGCAGAAGCTGTTCATTATACAGCAAGCGTTGAAGATGTTGAAGTTGATGTTGCAATGATGTACAACTCAACGTACAGTGAGATTGTTTATTCGTTTGTTAACAATATTAAAACCATTGATGGTGGAACTCATGAAAGTGGTTTTAGAGCTGGTCTTACACGTGCCATTACGAACTATATCTCTTTAAATGCTGGTATTCGTGAAAAAGACGTCAAAATTACAGGTGATGACGTTCGTGAAGGTTTGATTGCAATTGTGAGTGTAAAAGTTCCTGAGCCTCAATTTGAAGGACAAACAAAGGGTAAACTCGGAAGTTCTTATGTTAAACCAATTGTACAAAAATTGGTGTATGAACAACTGGTTAAATACTTTGAAGAAAACCCAATCGAAGCGAAAGCAATTATGAACAAAGCCCTTGCTGCAGCAAGAGGTCGTGAAGCGGCTAAAAATGCTCGTGATTTAACTCGTAGAAAAGATGCTATGAGCATTGGAACACTTCCTGGAAAATTAGCGGATTGTCAAAGTAAAGATCCTTCTGCATGTGAACTTTACCTTGTAGAGGGCGATAGTGCGGGAGGTTCTGCAAAACAAGGACGTGATAGGGTTTTCCAAGCAATTTTACCACTCAAAGGTAAAATTCTTAACGTTGAAAAAAGTCGTTTAGATAAGATTTTAAAATCGGATGAAATTAAAAATATGATCACAGCTTTAGGATGTGGTATTGGTGATGAATTCAATGAAGAAAAACTTCGTTATCATAAGCTAATCATCATGACCGATGCGGACGTTGATGGTAGTCACATTCAAACACTGCTTTTAACATTTTTATTCCGTTTTTTACGTCCTGTCGTCGACAATGGTTATGTCTATTTAGCACAACCACCACTTTACCGTTATAAAAAAGGTAAAAAAGAGATTTATCTTAAAGATGATCATGAAATGAATGCCTTTTTAATTGAATCTGGTATGGATAGCATTGATATCGAGGGTATTGGTACAAATGACTTGGTTGATTTCTTCAAAATCATTTCTGCGTATAGAGGTATTTTAAAAGAGCTTGAAAAACGTTTTTCTATGATTGAAGTCATTCGTTATTTGATTGAAAATCCAGATCTTATTACACTTCCTTCAGCAGAACTCTTTAAAGAGATTGAAAAGTTTATAACAGCGCTTGGTTACAATATTCTGAATCATTACATCAATGATGATAGTGTTCATCTTTTCATTCAAACCAACGATGGGTTAGAAGAGTTGCTTTTAGATGAATCATTCTATACAAACCCACTTTATGAAGAGGCACGTTATATTTATACCAAAATTGTTGAGCGCGATTTTGATGTTTTTGATGGACGTGATCCTGTTGAAGTTCTTGATGAAATTGAAAAAAATGCTAAGAAAGGTGCTTATATTCAGCGCTATAAAGGTCTTGGTGAGATGAACCCAGAACAATTATGGGAAACAACCATGAATCCTGAAAATAGACGTTTATTGCAGGTTAAAGTTGAAGATGCAGAAGCAGCAAGTGAAACATTTACCCTCTTTATGGGCGATGAAGTTGAACCTCGCCGTCAGTACATTCAAGACCATGCAAAAGATGTAAAACACTTGGACGTTTAA